Proteins co-encoded in one Methylomonas albis genomic window:
- a CDS encoding PIN domain-containing protein, whose amino-acid sequence MFRILIDTCVWLDLAKDYQQQAILNALEELVRQGDIALILPRTVVDEFDRNKARVIEESSRSLSSTLKRTKEVVEKFGDPELKQAVLNQLNDVDHRLPTLGEAAIGTVSRIERLFEHTPIIEISDAVKLRAAQRAIDKRAPFHRQRNGIDDAILIELYADEISTTVKSRFAFISHNTKDFSHPSATNKQPHPDIASLFSRVKSLYFITLGEALRRIHPAQFADLMIEQEWVEEPRRLTEITDAIDELSNKVWWNRHQNWLYRLDTGEEELTEGQKPILEKAKQAAEQIERKYGRENLGWDDFEWGMLNGKLSALRWVLGDNWDMLDT is encoded by the coding sequence ATGTTTAGGATTCTTATTGATACCTGCGTATGGCTCGATCTCGCCAAAGATTACCAGCAGCAAGCTATTCTGAACGCTCTCGAAGAACTGGTTCGGCAGGGAGATATAGCATTGATCCTTCCCCGCACAGTCGTTGATGAATTCGACCGTAATAAAGCTCGGGTCATCGAAGAGAGCAGTCGCAGCCTGTCGAGTACGCTGAAGCGTACTAAGGAGGTCGTGGAAAAGTTTGGCGACCCAGAGCTAAAGCAGGCTGTCCTAAATCAGCTAAACGATGTTGATCACCGGCTTCCGACTTTGGGAGAGGCTGCAATTGGCACTGTCAGTCGGATCGAGAGGCTATTCGAGCATACCCCAATTATTGAAATTTCAGATGCGGTGAAGCTACGCGCGGCACAACGTGCAATTGATAAGCGCGCACCGTTCCATAGGCAACGCAATGGTATCGATGATGCCATTTTAATTGAGCTCTACGCAGATGAGATTAGTACAACGGTTAAAAGCCGGTTTGCCTTTATATCCCATAATACGAAGGACTTTAGCCATCCGAGCGCGACGAACAAGCAACCACATCCAGACATTGCATCCTTATTTTCGAGAGTAAAGTCGCTCTATTTTATTACTCTTGGCGAGGCCCTACGTCGCATTCATCCCGCACAATTCGCCGATTTGATGATTGAGCAAGAATGGGTTGAAGAGCCAAGGCGGCTGACGGAAATCACTGATGCAATCGACGAACTTTCTAACAAGGTTTGGTGGAACCGACACCAGAATTGGCTGTATCGTCTTGATACTGGGGAAGAAGAATTGACAGAGGGGCAAAAACCAATCCTGGAAAAGGCAAAGCAGGCAGCGGAACAGATTGAACGCAAGTATGGCAGGGAAAATCTGGGCTGGGATGACTTCGAATGGGGAATGCTTAATGGCAAGCTGTCTGCCCTACGTTGGGTTCTTGGCGACAATTGGGACATGCTGGATACATAA